The DNA segment CATCCCGCTCTTCCTGCGCCCCTTCGGAGATCCGACTGCGGCGGGAACCGAGATCTCGACGCGCCGCGACAGCCATCGCTCCCCGGTGCGCTCGCTGTCGGCCGTACGGGAACAGGCGCTGGTCACGGTGAGCGGCACCGGTATTCTCGGCGTGCCCGGCATGGCGGCGCGGACCTTCGGCGCCCTCCAGGCGGCCGGGATCTCCGTGTCGCTGATCGCGCAGGCGTCGTCGGAATACACCATCGACTTCACCGTGCCGGCCGATGCCGCGAAGCAGGCGGTGTCGGTGCTGCGTCACGCCTTCCGCGCCGAGATTGCGCAGGGTGAACTCGACGGGGTCGAATTGCGGGCCCGCATCGCGATCATCGCGGTGGTCGGACTCGGCATGGCCGGACATCCCGGGATTGCGGCGCGAGTGTTCGATGCGCTCGCCGATGGCGGCGTCAACGTGGTGGCGATCGCGCAGGGCTCGGGCGAGCAGAACATCTCCGTGGTGGTCGACGAGGCGCAGGTCTCGGAGGGGTTGCGCCGGATTCACGCGGCGTTCCAGCTGGGCAAGCTTGGCGGCGGACAGTCGCATCGGCGCACCGGCTGTGATGTGATCCTGCTCGGCGCCGGGACCGTGGGACGTGCCGTGCTGCGACTGCTGACCCGGACCCCGGAGAAGTTCACCACGGTGCGGATCGTCGCGGTGGTGGACCGGAGTGGTGCCCTCATCGATGGCGCGGGGATGAGCACGCGCACGCTCAAGCAGATCGAGGCCGCCAAGGGAGAGCACAAACAGCTCGCCTCGATGGAAGGCGCCACCAGGGGAACGCCGCACGAGATCATCGCTCAGCTCACGCAGCGCGCGCTGGTGCGGCCGATCGTGATCGACTGCACCGCCGACGACACTGCCGCGCTGCTCACGACGGCCGCCGAAGCAGGCTGGGACATCGTCCTCGCGAACAAGAAGCCGATTGCGGGGCCGTGGGCGAAAACAGCCCGGCTCCGTGAGGCGCTGGCCCGTGGCGGTGGTCGACTCCGCCACGAAGCGACTGTTGGTGCGGGAACGCCGATCATTCTTGCCGTCGAGCAACTGATCGCGACCGGCGACAGGATTCGCTCGCTCGAGGGTTCGCTCTCGGGCACACTCGGCGTCGTACTCAGCGGCCTCGATGCTGGCGAGCCCTTCTCGGAAGTGGTCTATCGCGCACTGCGCGAGGGATATACCGAGCCCGATCCGCGCGACGATCTCGGCGGCATCGATGTGGGGCGCAAGGCGATCATCCTCGCACGGATGCTCGGGCAAACACTTGATGTGGGCGATATCGCGATCGATTCACTCGTGCGCGGTGGCGCGCGACTCTCCCGCGAGGCGTGGCTCGCCGCACTCCCCAAGGATGACCCGTGGTGGCGCGCGAGGGCGGAGGCGGCGCGGGCGAAGGACCGCTCGCTCCGCTTTGTCGCACGGGTGACGCCGCGAGCGGTGAGTGTACAATTGCGGGAAATGCCGCGGAGCCATCCGCTCGCGCAGCTCGTTGGTTCGGCGAATCAGCTGGTGATCTCGTCCGATCGTTATCACGAATCACCGTTGGTGATCACCGGGCACGGCGCAGGTCCCGAGGGGACTGCTACCGGCGTGCTGGCCGACCTCCTCACGCTGGCGTCGATCTGATGCGCACGAGTGCGACAGCGTACGCACCGGGTTCGGTGGGCAATGTCGGACCCGGACTCGACATCCTCGGCCTCGCGGTGGCCGGTGCTGGCGATGAAGTGACGCTCACCTGGAGTGACGCAACCGGTATCACGGTGCTCGATGCCGGTCATCCTGATTTGCCTTCGGCCGCCGCGAAGAACACCGCCGCGATTGCGGCACAGGCGGTCTTCACACGTGCCGGGATCACGCGCGGCGTGGAGCTGCGAGTGCACAAGGGGTTGCCGCTCTCAGGGGGCCAGGGTGGCAGTGCCGCATCGGCCGTGGCCGGCGCGGTGGCCGCGAACTTCCTTGCCGACGCCGGTCTCGACAGCGCGGCGCTGCTGGAGTGTGCCCTCGTTGCGGAGAGCACCGTGGCGGGTCGCCATGCCGACAACCTCGCGCCGAGCCTGCTGGGTGGGCTCGTGCTGGTGCGCAGCCTCGAGCCGATGGATTTCATTCGAGTACCGCTCCCTTCGCAATTGCGAGTAGTGCTCGCGCATCCCGATCAACGGTTGCGCACACGCGATGCGCGCGCGGTGTTGCCGGCGGACGTCTCGCGGGCCACCGCGCTGCAGCAGGCCGCCAACATCGCTGCGATGGTGATGGGCGCAGCATTGGGTGATCTCGCCATGCTCGGGCGCGCGCTCGACGACAAAATCGCCGAGCCGGCACGCGCGCCACTGCTGCCGGGATTTCTCGCCGCGAAGGCCGCCGCACTCGCGGCCGGTGCACTCGGCTGCTCGATCAGTGGTGCCGGGCCAACCGCCTTCGCGCTCGTCGATGGTGAGAGGATCGGCGCCGCCGTCGCGAGCGCGATGAGGGCCGCATATGCCGCCGCGGGAGTCACTGCAACGGTACGCGTGACGACAGTGGACAACGATGGAGCACGGGTCTGGTGACTGAACGACTGAGCTGGCAGCGTTGCGACGACTGCGCGCACGAACTCGACGAACTCGATGCGGCACCTCGCTGTCCGGCGTGCGGCGGGCTGCTGGCAATTGTGCATCGGACGCCGCTACTGCAGGGAGAGGCCCTGCGGACGTCGTTTGCCGATGCCTGCTGTGCCCGCCCTTCGCGGAGTGCCTCCGGAGTCTGGCGCTTCGGCGAGGTGGTCCTGCCCACGGCAGTGGATGTGGCGGTGTCGCATCCCGAGGGGAATACCCCGCTGCTGCAGCGGAAGAGCCTGAGTGCATTCGCCGGCGTCGAGGCGCTGCACTTCAAGCACGAAGGGCATAATCCGACCGGCTCGTTCAAGGATCGCGGGATGACTGTGGGGGTCACTCAGGCGAAGCGAATCGGCGCGACCGCCGTCGCCTGTGCGAGCACCGGCAACACCTCCGCTGCACTGGCATCATATGCGGCGCACGCCGGGATTCCGGGGCTGGTCTTCATTCCCGATGGTCAGGTCGCACTGGGCAAGCTCACTCAGACGCTGGCTTACGGCGCGCGCACGCTGCTGGTCGATGGCGACTTCGATGCCTGCCTGCGCCTGGTGCAGGCCGCGGCCGATGAGCTGGGCGTCTACCTGCTCAACTCGATCAACCCGTTCCGGCTCGAGGGACAGAAGACCATCGTCCTCGAATTGCTGCAGCAATACGACTGGGAGCCACCCGACTGGATCGTGTTGCCGGCCGGGAACCTCGGCAACACGGCGGCATTCGGAAAGGCGCTCGACGAAGCGATGGCGTGGGGGCTGATCACCCGACGTCCGCGCCTCGCCTCGGTGCAGGCCGCGGGTGCGGCGCCGTTCGCGGCGGCGTTCGATCGCGGCTTCGATCGACTCGAGTCGGTCGAGGCGCACACGATTGCCACCGCGATCAAGATTGGTGCGCCGGCATCATACGGCCGTGGCGTGCGAGCGATCCAGAACTCCAATGGCTGCGTGTTGAGTGTGAGTGACGAGGAGATTCTCGAGGCGAAGGCGGCCATTGATCGGGCCGGGGTCGGCTGCGAACCTGCGAGCGCAGCGTCGCTCGCCGGGGTCCGCAGCCTGCGCCGCCGAGGCGTGATTGGCGCCGGCGAGCGGGTCGCGGCGGTGCTCACCGGGCACATTCTCAAGGACCCGGGGATCCTCCAGCGGATGCACCAGGAGGAGTCGCCACCACCGGTCTGGGCCAACGCTCCGATTCGCATCTCGGCCACGACTGAAGCGGTCCGCCGTGTCCTCGAGGCCTCACCCTGAGGAAATACACGACGAAATCGTTGCCTCACCACCACAGGTGGACTTGATTCCGGCGTGGCGACGCGACACTCCGCCACGGTAGATGGTGGCTTGAAAGCAACACCTTTGCCCCAAAGCAAGTCAGGGCAACAACTTACGTTTTCCTGGGGTGGTGGGCACCGGCTTTGCTATTATTAGCGAGCAATCGGTGACCTCTTCCGGCGCCGAACCCGAGGGAAGTATGCGAAATCCGTTGCGCTCAATCGCTCTGCTGGCACTTCTTGGCTCGCTCGCTGCGGCTCCGCTGCGCGCCGATGACCCACCCAAGGCATTCTCGAGCAACTTCGGCCTCTCCGGCGGCATCATCGCCACAGGCGACCAGATCACGGCGACGTATTACGGATGGGAAGGGACCACGGTCTTCGGTCACACCATCTGGGCGATGACGACCGCGCAGTATGCGCAGAACCTCACCAACAACTGTTTCTGGTGGGTGGCGTGCGGCAGCCTCACCGGCACGTCGCTCTTCACCAAGCCGTACGGCGTCAGCAACAACGACAACCTGAATAATCCGGCTGTCAGCCAGTTTGCCTGGACCATCGGCACCGAGATCATCTTCGCGCTGCAGGTCGATCAGGGAGACGGCTTCAACTGGTTCTTCTCCGGTGATCCGGCGCGTAACAGCGACGGGCTCGCGCATCTCGCCTATTTCTCGCCGCAGGCTTTCCCCGACGGCGTGCCGGGGAATGGTGGCCAGGGCTTCGTGCCGAACACCGCCGGCAAGAGCCTCTTCGGCTTCGAAGACGTGACCTATCAGCACAGCGACTGGGACTTTGACAACTCGATCTTCGCGCTCGATAACGAGACCGTCGGCGTGCCGACCGACGTCGTGCCCGAGCCGGCCACGCTGACACTGCTTGGCAGCGGGCTCGCCGGCCTCGCCGGGGCACTGCGCCGACGTCGCCGCCGTGAGGCAACGTCTCCAGAGTGACCGCGTCGCCATCGGCCGGTAGCCACCGGATCACCACGAGGCCGGCCTTTCAGGCCGGCCTCGTCGCGTTCGTGGTCGGGTTGCTGGCGCAGTGGTGGTCACATGAATACCATCTCGTCTTCGCCTTCTGGGACTCGCAGGCGCATCTCGATATCGCACGGCGCATCGTCGATTCCACCACGCCGGGAATCCAGATGCTGGGCACCGTCTGGCTGCCGATTCCGCATCTGCTACTGTTGCCGTTCACGCTCATCGACAGCTGGTGGCAGAGTGGCATGGCCGGTGGCGTCGTGGGCTTGCTCGCATATGTCGCGATCGTCGCGAGCGTGCACGACCTCCTCGTGCGGCGCACCGGCTCGCTCCCACTCGCCTGGATCAGCACCGCGCTGGTGTTGCTGAATCCTTCCCTGCTCTACCTCCAGACCACCGCGATGACGGAACCGGTGCTCCTGGCTTTCATCACCACCGCCGTCGTGGCTATCGATCGCTGGAACGACAGCGGCAAACCGCAGACATTGCTGACCGCCGGCCTGCTCGCAGCGCTCGCCGTCGGGAGCCGCTACGACGGCTGGTTCTTCGTCGCGATGGCGGTGCCGGTCGTGACCTGGCTTTCATGGCGCAGCCAGCGTCGCTGGTTCGCTGACACGCTGCGCTTCGCGTTGCCGAGTGCGTTGATGGCGGCGCTCTGGTTCGGATACAACTACGCCTTCTTCGGCGACCCGCTCGAGTTCCAGCGCGGCATCTGGTCGGCACAGGCGCAGCAGGCCGCTCTCGCGGCCCGCGGACTGCTACCGACCAAGGGTGCCCCGCTCCTCGCCATCGGCTACTACCTCGGCGCGACCGCGCTCGTGTCGGGCCTGATCGTGACCACCCTCGGGCTGCTCGCGACGCCGTTCCAGTTCCGGCGCATCGGGCGCAACGCTCCGGCGCTGCTGCTGATGACGGCGCTCCCGTTCAACATCCTCGCCCTCTGGGGCGGCCAGAGCGTCATCGCGCTGCCGTGGACGACTCCGGCCGGAATTCTCA comes from the Gemmatimonadota bacterium genome and includes:
- a CDS encoding aspartate kinase translates to MPPAPRRPGIHKFGGASLADAAAIRGAVEIIRSRSSPRVIVLSALAGVTEQLLDVLSQATAGNESGALAAVAAFRANHRAVVSGLLPTADRRALRDVIDATSDELEALARSLAVLREASPRVRDHVVARGERLSARLVAAALEAKGEKVALVEPSDVIITDGPYGGGTPNLVATRAAARTVLLPLLKRGATVVVPGFLGRAPDGGTTTLGRGGSDLTATMLGRALDAESVTLWKDVPGLLTADPRVVPDARLLPHVHVREAAELAYYGAKVLHPRALLPLADTNIPLFLRPFGDPTAAGTEISTRRDSHRSPVRSLSAVREQALVTVSGTGILGVPGMAARTFGALQAAGISVSLIAQASSEYTIDFTVPADAAKQAVSVLRHAFRAEIAQGELDGVELRARIAIIAVVGLGMAGHPGIAARVFDALADGGVNVVAIAQGSGEQNISVVVDEAQVSEGLRRIHAAFQLGKLGGGQSHRRTGCDVILLGAGTVGRAVLRLLTRTPEKFTTVRIVAVVDRSGALIDGAGMSTRTLKQIEAAKGEHKQLASMEGATRGTPHEIIAQLTQRALVRPIVIDCTADDTAALLTTAAEAGWDIVLANKKPIAGPWAKTARLREALARGGGRLRHEATVGAGTPIILAVEQLIATGDRIRSLEGSLSGTLGVVLSGLDAGEPFSEVVYRALREGYTEPDPRDDLGGIDVGRKAIILARMLGQTLDVGDIAIDSLVRGGARLSREAWLAALPKDDPWWRARAEAARAKDRSLRFVARVTPRAVSVQLREMPRSHPLAQLVGSANQLVISSDRYHESPLVITGHGAGPEGTATGVLADLLTLASI
- a CDS encoding homoserine kinase — protein: MRTSATAYAPGSVGNVGPGLDILGLAVAGAGDEVTLTWSDATGITVLDAGHPDLPSAAAKNTAAIAAQAVFTRAGITRGVELRVHKGLPLSGGQGGSAASAVAGAVAANFLADAGLDSAALLECALVAESTVAGRHADNLAPSLLGGLVLVRSLEPMDFIRVPLPSQLRVVLAHPDQRLRTRDARAVLPADVSRATALQQAANIAAMVMGAALGDLAMLGRALDDKIAEPARAPLLPGFLAAKAAALAAGALGCSISGAGPTAFALVDGERIGAAVASAMRAAYAAAGVTATVRVTTVDNDGARVW
- the thrC gene encoding threonine synthase: MTERLSWQRCDDCAHELDELDAAPRCPACGGLLAIVHRTPLLQGEALRTSFADACCARPSRSASGVWRFGEVVLPTAVDVAVSHPEGNTPLLQRKSLSAFAGVEALHFKHEGHNPTGSFKDRGMTVGVTQAKRIGATAVACASTGNTSAALASYAAHAGIPGLVFIPDGQVALGKLTQTLAYGARTLLVDGDFDACLRLVQAAADELGVYLLNSINPFRLEGQKTIVLELLQQYDWEPPDWIVLPAGNLGNTAAFGKALDEAMAWGLITRRPRLASVQAAGAAPFAAAFDRGFDRLESVEAHTIATAIKIGAPASYGRGVRAIQNSNGCVLSVSDEEILEAKAAIDRAGVGCEPASAASLAGVRSLRRRGVIGAGERVAAVLTGHILKDPGILQRMHQEESPPPVWANAPIRISATTEAVRRVLEASP
- a CDS encoding PEP-CTERM sorting domain-containing protein yields the protein MRNPLRSIALLALLGSLAAAPLRADDPPKAFSSNFGLSGGIIATGDQITATYYGWEGTTVFGHTIWAMTTAQYAQNLTNNCFWWVACGSLTGTSLFTKPYGVSNNDNLNNPAVSQFAWTIGTEIIFALQVDQGDGFNWFFSGDPARNSDGLAHLAYFSPQAFPDGVPGNGGQGFVPNTAGKSLFGFEDVTYQHSDWDFDNSIFALDNETVGVPTDVVPEPATLTLLGSGLAGLAGALRRRRRREATSPE
- a CDS encoding phospholipid carrier-dependent glycosyltransferase encodes the protein MTASPSAGSHRITTRPAFQAGLVAFVVGLLAQWWSHEYHLVFAFWDSQAHLDIARRIVDSTTPGIQMLGTVWLPIPHLLLLPFTLIDSWWQSGMAGGVVGLLAYVAIVASVHDLLVRRTGSLPLAWISTALVLLNPSLLYLQTTAMTEPVLLAFITTAVVAIDRWNDSGKPQTLLTAGLLAALAVGSRYDGWFFVAMAVPVVTWLSWRSQRRWFADTLRFALPSALMAALWFGYNYAFFGDPLEFQRGIWSAQAQQAALAARGLLPTKGAPLLAIGYYLGATALVSGLIVTTLGLLATPFQFRRIGRNAPALLLMTALPFNILALWGGQSVIALPWTTPAGILNVRYGVMLLPGLAAMLAMGLAMAADWRPEWARGTLLAGMLVVLAQGSLFSRDWPANAGALREGLAIRDGDQRQQRASDWLAEHYDGGRVLVDGAVNLSPRTRIPLRDRIYDWTWQLGQAALAAPDREVDWVIVDGQDSTDAVSRAIARRAGFADKFDRAFADGGLEIWRRR